One genomic window of Clostridioides sp. ES-S-0054-01 includes the following:
- a CDS encoding AraC family transcriptional regulator, translated as MNDKNTYFDRKGQENFIDIFFKDDIKKGANFKRHWHEHLQVYYFVDGMAYLECGLNNFKIVSGNIAIANSNELHYLESLSDNLKFYIIRIEPTFLFSNQVDLLQTKYLAPLALNHIVFDNLIQNDYLILKCIKTILYEYNNKEIGYELSIKANIYQLIVLLLRSHVYKIFSENEFIERKHSLEKFECIFDFIEEKYMDKITLKELASHVNLSIPHFCRTFKQITGKTTVDFINGIRLDKAIYYLNKTDLNMTEIAMKCGFDSINYFSRLFKKNYNISPTQYRHEHRDTSNVFLKDNIK; from the coding sequence ATGAATGATAAAAACACATATTTTGACAGAAAAGGTCAAGAAAACTTTATAGATATTTTTTTTAAGGATGACATTAAAAAGGGAGCAAATTTTAAAAGACATTGGCATGAGCATCTACAAGTATATTATTTTGTTGATGGTATGGCATATCTTGAATGTGGATTGAATAATTTTAAGATAGTGTCTGGAAATATTGCAATAGCAAATAGTAATGAATTACATTATTTAGAAAGCCTATCAGATAATTTAAAGTTCTATATTATTCGTATTGAACCCACATTCCTTTTTAGCAATCAAGTTGATTTGTTACAAACTAAATACTTAGCACCATTAGCTCTAAACCATATTGTATTTGATAATTTAATTCAAAATGATTATCTTATTTTAAAATGTATTAAAACTATACTTTATGAATATAACAATAAAGAAATTGGATATGAGTTATCTATAAAAGCTAATATCTATCAATTGATAGTGTTATTACTAAGAAGTCATGTCTATAAAATATTTTCTGAAAATGAATTTATAGAAAGAAAGCATTCTTTAGAAAAATTTGAATGTATATTTGATTTTATAGAAGAAAAATATATGGATAAAATTACATTAAAAGAACTTGCTAGTCATGTGAACTTGAGTATACCCCATTTTTGTAGAACATTTAAGCAAATAACAGGTAAGACTACAGTCGATTTTATAAATGGAATCAGGCTTGATAAAGCTATATATTATTTAAATAAAACAGATTTAAATATGACAGAAATTGCTATGAAATGTGGTTTTGATAGCATAAATTATTTTAGTCGTTTATTTAAAAAGAATTATAATATATCTCCAACTCAGTATAGACATGAACATAGAGATACTAGTAATGTTTTTTTAAAAGACAATATAAAATAA
- a CDS encoding MFS transporter, with protein MTKSFKKDENKKRMTVLFVVIAMTFMATLDSSIINVALPVLASKLNVSLASIEWVIASYSIIICSTLLFFGRLGDIIGKSRIFQAGTILFTLASLLCGLSNSFTLLIVCRFIQGIGASAYMANNHGIITELFPKESRGKALGILVTAVAIGNMVGPSVGGFILSIFDWNVIFFINIPIGIIVILLNTKFLPNSKKSSEKMDKLGAILQFLGTTLFFSALISAQQTGLLNPYILIALLLSIIFIILFLILEKKHTQPLLDLEIFRNFKFSLNLICALSSFICIASSSILIPFYLQNTMKLSPMHAGLFMILSPLILAIFSPIFGNISDKIKSEKIILIGLIVMSFGFFLMSRLKESSILILFVISVSIISIGQAIFQPANNALIMSNCPKSKLGIVGSINSLVRNLGQVIGITISTTLLYNFMSIKAGYRVNDYIIGNDKIFVFGMRNVYIIITLLCLIGAILIGFYLFRPDKNKQ; from the coding sequence ATGACAAAATCTTTTAAAAAAGATGAAAATAAAAAAAGAATGACAGTTTTATTTGTAGTCATTGCCATGACTTTTATGGCAACATTAGATTCTAGTATTATAAATGTTGCTCTTCCAGTTCTAGCAAGTAAACTAAATGTATCTCTAGCATCTATTGAATGGGTAATAGCAAGTTACTCAATTATTATTTGTTCAACACTATTATTTTTTGGAAGACTTGGAGATATTATTGGTAAATCCAGAATATTTCAAGCAGGCACTATTCTTTTTACATTAGCTTCACTATTATGTGGATTAAGTAATTCTTTCACTTTGCTTATAGTTTGCCGTTTTATTCAAGGAATAGGTGCTTCTGCTTACATGGCAAATAATCATGGAATTATCACAGAACTGTTTCCAAAAGAAAGCAGAGGAAAAGCCCTAGGAATTTTAGTTACTGCAGTTGCCATTGGTAATATGGTTGGACCATCTGTAGGAGGATTTATTTTATCAATATTTGATTGGAATGTTATATTCTTTATAAATATTCCAATAGGTATTATTGTAATCCTTCTAAATACAAAATTTCTTCCAAATAGTAAAAAATCTTCAGAAAAGATGGATAAGCTTGGTGCTATACTTCAATTTTTAGGGACAACATTATTTTTTAGTGCTCTAATTAGTGCTCAACAAACAGGATTACTAAATCCATATATATTAATTGCACTATTACTATCAATTATTTTTATTATATTATTTTTGATATTAGAAAAAAAACATACCCAACCACTTCTCGACCTTGAAATTTTTAGAAATTTTAAATTTTCATTGAATTTAATTTGTGCTCTTTCATCATTCATTTGTATTGCATCATCTAGTATTTTAATTCCATTTTATTTACAAAATACTATGAAGCTTTCCCCAATGCATGCAGGTTTATTTATGATATTATCCCCTTTGATTTTAGCCATTTTTTCACCTATATTTGGGAATATATCAGATAAAATTAAGTCAGAAAAAATTATTTTAATTGGTCTTATTGTTATGAGTTTTGGATTTTTCTTAATGTCAAGATTGAAAGAGAGTTCTATCCTTATTTTATTCGTTATTTCTGTATCAATAATATCAATAGGACAAGCTATATTTCAACCTGCCAATAATGCTCTGATAATGTCAAATTGTCCTAAAAGTAAATTGGGAATTGTCGGAAGTATAAATTCCCTTGTAAGAAATTTAGGGCAAGTTATAGGTATTACCATTTCTACAACACTTTTATATAATTTTATGAGTATTAAAGCTGGGTATAGGGTTAACGATTATATAATTGGTAATGATAAAATATTTGTATTTGGAATGAGAAATGTTTATATCATTATTACACTTCTTTGTTTAATAGGTGCAATATTAATTGGTTTTTATTTATTTAGACCTGATAAAAATAAGCAATAA
- the clpB gene encoding ATP-dependent chaperone ClpB, giving the protein MDVEKMTLRVQKSLNEAYNEAVKNHNQQVDVIHLFSALINQEDGLIPNIIEKMNISIDSLRNTVNFEIDKLPKVYGEGADSQGVSATRKINEVLIKAESISKEFKDSYISVEHVMLAMMETESKSAVGKILKQYNINKNDFLNILSQVRGSQRVETQDPEGTYDALARYGTNLVDLAKKNKLDPVIGRDEEIRRIIRILSRRTKNNPVLIGEPGVGKTAIVEGLAERIVRGDVPEGLKDKIVFSLDMGALIAGAKYRGEFEERLKAVLKEVQSSDGKIILFIDEIHTIVGAGKTEGSMDAGNLIKPMLARGELNCIGATTFDEYRKYIEKDKALERRFQPVIAEEPTVEDTISILRGLKERFEIHHGVRIHDNAIVAAAKLSHRYIQDRFLPDKAIDLIDEAGAMIRSEIDSLPTELDVVRRKLFTLETEREALLKENDDKSKSRLDDIQKEIAELKSKNDEMTAKYEKEKSQILDIKNLKAQLDEAKGKAEKYEREYDFNKAAEVKYGEIPKLEEQIKQYEENMNDGSENSLLKEEVTEEEISSIVSKWTGIPVTKLVEGEREKLLKLEDELHKRVIGQDEAVTAVSNAVIRARAGLKDERKPIGSFIFLGPTGVGKTELAKTLARNLFDSEDNIIRIDMSEYMEKHAVSRLVGPPPGYVGYEEGGQLTEAVRRSPYSVILFDEIEKAHEDVFNMFLQILDDGRLTDNKGKTVDFKNTLIIMTSNIGSNYLLEAGGNITETTNNLVMNEMKHRFKPEFLNRVDDIIMFKPLDQENIKKIIDIFMKDLKNRLKEKNITIEVTNSAKDVMVREGYDPVYGARPLKRYIGNTLETVIAKKLIAGDVYNGCTIVIDGKDENIEVLVK; this is encoded by the coding sequence ATGGACGTAGAAAAAATGACTTTAAGAGTTCAAAAAAGTTTAAATGAGGCTTATAATGAAGCAGTAAAAAATCATAACCAACAAGTAGATGTAATTCATCTTTTTTCAGCACTTATTAATCAAGAAGATGGATTAATACCAAATATAATCGAAAAAATGAATATATCAATTGATTCTTTGAGAAATACTGTGAACTTTGAAATTGATAAGCTTCCAAAAGTATATGGAGAAGGTGCTGACTCACAAGGAGTATCAGCTACTAGAAAAATAAATGAGGTGCTTATAAAGGCAGAGAGTATTTCTAAAGAATTTAAAGATTCATATATAAGTGTAGAGCATGTTATGCTTGCAATGATGGAAACAGAATCAAAATCAGCTGTTGGTAAAATATTAAAGCAATATAATATAAATAAAAATGACTTTTTAAATATTTTATCACAAGTGAGAGGAAGTCAAAGAGTAGAAACACAAGACCCAGAAGGAACATATGATGCACTTGCTAGATATGGAACAAACTTAGTAGATTTAGCTAAGAAAAATAAATTAGACCCTGTAATTGGAAGAGATGAAGAAATAAGAAGAATTATAAGAATTTTATCAAGAAGAACTAAAAATAATCCTGTATTAATTGGTGAGCCAGGTGTAGGTAAAACTGCAATTGTAGAAGGTTTAGCAGAGAGAATAGTAAGAGGAGATGTGCCAGAAGGGTTAAAAGATAAAATTGTATTTTCACTTGATATGGGTGCTTTAATTGCTGGTGCAAAATATAGAGGTGAATTTGAAGAAAGATTAAAGGCAGTCTTAAAAGAAGTTCAGAGTTCTGATGGAAAAATTATACTATTTATAGATGAGATTCATACTATAGTTGGAGCTGGTAAAACAGAAGGTTCAATGGATGCAGGTAATCTTATTAAACCTATGCTTGCAAGAGGTGAATTAAACTGTATTGGTGCAACTACTTTTGATGAATATAGAAAGTATATAGAAAAAGATAAGGCACTTGAAAGACGTTTTCAGCCTGTAATTGCAGAGGAACCTACTGTTGAAGATACAATATCTATACTTAGAGGTTTAAAAGAAAGATTTGAGATACATCATGGAGTAAGAATACATGATAATGCTATTGTAGCAGCAGCGAAACTTTCTCATAGATATATACAAGATAGATTTTTACCAGATAAAGCAATTGATTTAATTGATGAAGCTGGAGCTATGATTCGTAGTGAAATAGATTCATTACCAACAGAATTAGATGTTGTTAGAAGAAAGTTGTTTACATTAGAAACTGAAAGAGAAGCATTACTTAAAGAAAATGATGATAAAAGTAAATCAAGATTGGATGATATTCAAAAAGAAATAGCAGAGTTAAAATCTAAAAATGATGAAATGACAGCCAAATATGAAAAAGAAAAGAGTCAAATATTAGATATTAAAAACTTAAAGGCTCAATTAGATGAAGCTAAAGGTAAAGCTGAAAAGTATGAGAGAGAATATGATTTTAACAAAGCAGCAGAGGTTAAATATGGTGAAATACCTAAATTAGAAGAACAAATAAAGCAGTACGAAGAAAATATGAACGATGGTTCTGAAAATTCTCTTTTAAAAGAAGAAGTTACTGAAGAAGAAATATCTAGTATTGTATCAAAGTGGACAGGCATACCAGTAACTAAGCTAGTTGAAGGAGAAAGAGAAAAATTACTTAAACTAGAAGATGAACTTCATAAAAGAGTTATTGGACAAGATGAAGCAGTTACAGCAGTTTCAAATGCAGTAATACGTGCAAGAGCAGGGTTAAAAGATGAAAGAAAACCAATTGGTTCATTTATTTTCTTAGGACCTACAGGTGTTGGTAAAACTGAACTTGCAAAAACTCTTGCTAGAAATTTATTCGATAGTGAAGACAATATAATTAGAATTGATATGTCTGAATACATGGAAAAACATGCTGTATCAAGATTGGTTGGGCCTCCTCCAGGATATGTGGGATATGAAGAAGGTGGTCAACTTACAGAAGCAGTTAGACGTTCTCCTTACTCTGTAATACTATTTGATGAGATAGAAAAAGCACATGAGGATGTATTTAATATGTTTTTACAGATATTGGATGATGGTAGGCTTACTGATAATAAAGGTAAGACTGTGGACTTCAAAAACACTCTTATAATAATGACTTCTAATATAGGAAGTAATTATCTATTAGAAGCAGGAGGAAATATAACAGAGACTACCAACAATTTAGTAATGAACGAAATGAAGCATAGATTTAAACCTGAGTTTTTAAATAGAGTAGATGATATTATAATGTTTAAGCCTCTAGACCAAGAAAATATCAAGAAAATTATAGATATATTTATGAAAGATTTAAAAAATAGATTGAAAGAAAAAAATATTACTATTGAGGTTACAAATTCAGCTAAAGATGTTATGGTGAGAGAAGGGTATGACCCTGTATATGGAGCAAGACCTCTTAAAAGATATATAGGAAATACATTAGAAACTGTAATTGCAAAGAAACTTATTGCTGGAGATGTGTACAATGGATGTACTATAGTTATAGATGGAAAAGATGAAAATATTGAAGTTTTAGTTAAGTAA
- a CDS encoding replication/maintenance protein RepL, whose amino-acid sequence MNKSKYMNVCFKNYIKVVEGMYTKRDLIPLKLINSMDKNNKIRKTLYELSCEFEYPKTSLSSLFTELKKMDFLQRVKNGEYMINPHIAYKGSRADKESLLTEYNQIKRPNKVSK is encoded by the coding sequence ATGAATAAAAGTAAGTACATGAATGTTTGCTTTAAGAACTATATTAAAGTAGTAGAAGGAATGTATACTAAGAGAGACTTAATTCCATTAAAATTGATAAACTCTATGGATAAAAATAATAAGATTAGAAAAACGTTATATGAATTATCTTGTGAATTTGAATATCCAAAAACTTCTTTATCTTCATTGTTTACAGAACTGAAAAAAATGGATTTTTTACAAAGAGTGAAAAATGGTGAGTATATGATAAATCCACATATAGCATATAAGGGTAGTAGAGCTGATAAAGAAAGTTTATTAACAGAATATAATCAGATAAAAAGACCTAATAAGGTTAGTAAATAA
- a CDS encoding GntR family transcriptional regulator — translation MNIVISNSSGKPIYEQITTQIKSMIISGELPEGSALPSMRLLAKELRISVITTKRAYSDLERDGFIETVTGKGSFVSSKNMDFVKEEQFRLIEEYLQKSVDIAKSSDITYDELKDILFLLYKGE, via the coding sequence TTGAATATAGTTATTAGTAATTCGAGTGGAAAGCCAATATATGAACAGATTACTACACAAATTAAAAGTATGATTATAAGCGGAGAGTTACCAGAAGGATCAGCTCTTCCAAGTATGAGATTGTTGGCAAAGGAACTTAGAATAAGTGTAATTACTACAAAGCGAGCATATAGCGATTTAGAACGAGATGGATTTATTGAGACAGTTACTGGTAAAGGTAGTTTTGTATCTAGTAAAAACATGGACTTTGTCAAAGAAGAACAATTTCGTTTAATTGAAGAATACCTACAAAAATCAGTTGATATAGCCAAAAGTAGTGATATTACATATGACGAATTAAAAGATATTTTATTTTTATTATATAAAGGAGAATAA
- a CDS encoding ABC transporter ATP-binding protein — MDAINIKNLNKSYKDFSLQDVSFSVPKGSVMGFVGENGAGKTTTLKAILNLISYDSGNIEIFGLDNKKNEKEIKEQIGVVFEGSNFHENLNTDHVSKIMSKIYKNWSHTLFKDYLKKLRVPDNKLIKEFSKGNKMKLSIAVALSHKPKLLILDEATSSLDPIVREEILDIFLDFIQDEEHSIILSSHITSDLDKIADYITFIHKGKIVFSENKDELIDTMGILKCKPSDFDNLTKEDYSYYRKSQFGYEVLLKDKYRFISRHPNFIVDNASIEEIMLFYVRGDK, encoded by the coding sequence ATGGATGCAATAAATATAAAAAATTTAAACAAATCTTATAAGGATTTTAGCCTACAAGATGTATCTTTTTCAGTACCAAAAGGGAGTGTAATGGGATTTGTAGGTGAAAATGGTGCGGGAAAAACAACCACATTAAAAGCAATTTTAAATTTAATTTCTTATGATAGTGGAAACATAGAAATCTTTGGTCTTGATAATAAAAAAAATGAAAAAGAAATTAAAGAACAAATTGGTGTTGTGTTTGAGGGAAGTAACTTTCACGAAAATTTAAACACTGACCATGTTTCAAAAATCATGAGTAAAATCTATAAAAATTGGAGTCACACATTATTCAAAGACTATTTAAAAAAATTGAGAGTCCCAGACAATAAACTAATCAAAGAGTTTTCAAAGGGTAATAAAATGAAACTTAGTATTGCTGTAGCATTATCACATAAGCCAAAACTATTAATACTAGATGAAGCAACTAGTTCTCTTGACCCTATTGTTCGTGAAGAAATACTAGATATATTTTTAGATTTTATACAAGATGAAGAACACTCTATTATTTTATCTTCACATATTACAAGTGATTTAGATAAAATAGCAGACTATATTACCTTTATACATAAAGGAAAAATTGTATTTAGTGAAAATAAGGATGAATTAATTGATACTATGGGAATTTTAAAATGTAAGCCTAGTGACTTTGATAATCTTACAAAAGAAGATTATTCATATTATCGTAAAAGCCAATTTGGATATGAGGTACTTCTTAAAGATAAATATAGATTTATCTCAAGACATCCAAACTTTATTGTTGATAATGCGTCTATAGAAGAAATTATGTTATTTTATGTGAGAGGTGATAAATAA
- a CDS encoding ABC-2 transporter permease, protein MKGLILKDLLNLKGNVKFIFLFIIMFGLMSSFGDGNVNNFMGVIIVLCTIMIVSTFSYDDLNKWDSYVLTMPIKRNDIVLSKYLTMLIFSFIGILVSLIVSVIIGYFKHTLVLGETLLINALILSVSVCFGSLILPLIYKFGTEKARLLMILCFLVPTLVLLVFKNILESTSSPLSIEIILNTLVYSLPFIAIVLFVISYFISSKIYSKKEV, encoded by the coding sequence ATGAAAGGTCTAATTTTGAAAGATTTACTTAATTTAAAGGGAAATGTAAAGTTTATATTTTTATTCATCATTATGTTTGGACTTATGTCTTCTTTTGGAGATGGAAATGTTAATAATTTTATGGGTGTTATTATAGTTTTATGTACTATAATGATTGTTTCAACATTTTCATATGATGATTTAAATAAATGGGATAGTTATGTACTTACAATGCCAATTAAACGTAATGATATTGTATTAAGTAAATATTTAACTATGTTAATATTTAGCTTTATAGGTATCCTTGTTTCACTTATCGTTAGTGTCATTATTGGTTATTTTAAACATACACTTGTATTAGGTGAAACTCTACTTATTAATGCATTAATCTTATCAGTTTCAGTATGTTTTGGTAGCCTTATCCTACCACTTATTTATAAATTTGGTACAGAAAAAGCCCGTTTGTTAATGATTTTATGCTTTTTAGTTCCAACACTAGTTTTATTGGTTTTTAAAAACATTTTAGAAAGTACTAGTTCACCTCTTTCTATAGAAATTATACTTAATACACTAGTATATTCTCTTCCATTTATTGCTATTGTTCTATTTGTGATTTCGTATTTTATCTCATCAAAAATCTATAGTAAAAAAGAAGTATAA